A single region of the Saprospiraceae bacterium genome encodes:
- a CDS encoding alpha/beta hydrolase translates to MSLNSTIWDTFALHYDKRLNGTTAGERTQPIPFSEIDKNIGLPGVYYDHPKLRPGNGPRIFYHGQKTKDVIVLTHGFTDSPFYMQEVAACFFREGCNVLLPLLPAHGLKDPSKAILEQDLDIKWREMIDASVDVAHLLGERVSIGGFSTGGALSLNKIVRHGEDIQGGLFLFSAALSLGKILDVIGHSKVVDWLAGVFLDRMAIEGEGPNPYKYPVLPNAVASEIIEIIQENKEKIAEVGPLTQAVFAAHSYHDTTAEIEGVIDFLAQYVPSDKQLFYPIHDKVTHSSLPLRNSITLNLDLIGQHEKDPEKIKKEQQEWINNVAANPHFDDMMSQAIGFFREKVCK, encoded by the coding sequence ATGAGTTTGAATAGCACAATTTGGGATACTTTTGCGCTCCATTATGATAAAAGATTGAATGGCACTACGGCAGGAGAAAGAACACAACCTATTCCCTTCAGCGAGATAGACAAAAACATTGGGTTACCTGGCGTTTATTACGACCATCCCAAGCTTCGTCCAGGCAATGGTCCACGTATCTTCTATCATGGACAAAAAACAAAAGATGTCATCGTGCTTACACATGGCTTCACCGATTCTCCTTTTTACATGCAGGAGGTAGCAGCCTGTTTCTTTCGGGAGGGATGTAACGTTTTGCTCCCGCTGTTGCCTGCACATGGCCTGAAGGATCCCTCCAAAGCCATACTGGAGCAAGATCTGGATATCAAATGGAGAGAAATGATCGATGCTTCTGTAGATGTAGCGCATTTATTAGGAGAGCGTGTTTCCATTGGTGGGTTTTCAACTGGAGGTGCCCTGAGCCTAAATAAGATCGTTCGCCATGGAGAGGATATTCAAGGTGGGTTGTTTTTATTCTCAGCCGCCTTATCATTAGGAAAAATACTGGATGTCATTGGTCATTCAAAAGTAGTTGATTGGCTGGCGGGAGTATTTCTGGATCGAATGGCGATCGAAGGGGAAGGCCCAAATCCATATAAATATCCCGTCTTACCCAATGCTGTGGCTTCTGAAATTATTGAAATTATCCAAGAAAATAAGGAAAAAATAGCAGAAGTTGGCCCCCTTACACAAGCAGTATTCGCGGCTCATTCCTATCATGATACTACGGCAGAGATTGAAGGTGTTATCGATTTTTTAGCCCAATATGTACCATCAGACAAGCAACTTTTTTACCCTATTCATGATAAAGTAACCCACTCTTCCTTGCCCCTACGCAACAGCATTACCCTCAACCTGGACCTAATCGGACAACATGAAAAAGATCCCGAAAAAATAAAAAAAGAACAGCAAGAATGGATTAATAATGTCGCTGCCAACCCACATTTTGACGACATGATGAGCCAGGCCATCGGTTTTTTCAGGGAAAAGGTGTGTAAATAA
- a CDS encoding ankyrin repeat domain-containing protein gives MNQKSRRTFIKLAASGTALACTPFMLRGAPTRAGLPTSKLKKFLVACESGAIETVKQLLSKQPSLINAKDEKGRTGFALALLAGHKDVGEFLKTSGYQRDLHETVLDLDWKHFDELLGEESADTIKKINADHPVGGNTMWAAAAGGAGADIWRVYGKCGDPNANARKKAGSTPLQKALRYPDLAIAEMTSASLLSNDTHPNTLLNADLPPLHIAAERGSFTLVEMLIRLGAEVDQKDQQGRHAAQVAAHFGHQSVFELLTHHQQIPRTCRTSRMAYDRDGKPYQAPDVSDIPWYLRSRLVGNAHGNLAYVQKAVEADPRMAHSIATTNEICVEACAHIGRKNIVDYLLQQGAPYSLPTAVMLGDYTSVKRLLNEDPRRIEERGAHDFGLLWYPVIGKCELDMTQLLLDRGAKVEQQHFLGTTALHWACMRGPIELVELLVENGADVNRVGRKFKAEGETPLQSTQDEKIADYLRSKGAK, from the coding sequence ATGAATCAAAAATCAAGACGCACATTTATCAAGTTGGCTGCCTCTGGAACCGCATTGGCATGTACGCCTTTTATGCTTCGGGGAGCTCCAACCAGGGCAGGATTGCCAACTTCTAAATTGAAGAAGTTCCTTGTTGCATGCGAAAGCGGGGCCATAGAGACGGTCAAGCAATTATTGAGTAAACAACCTTCCTTGATTAATGCAAAGGATGAAAAGGGCCGTACTGGTTTTGCCTTGGCCTTGTTGGCAGGTCACAAGGATGTGGGCGAATTCTTGAAAACATCCGGCTACCAGAGGGATCTCCACGAAACCGTCCTGGACCTGGATTGGAAACATTTTGACGAACTCCTTGGCGAAGAATCAGCGGATACCATCAAAAAAATTAATGCAGACCATCCCGTGGGTGGAAATACGATGTGGGCTGCTGCCGCTGGCGGGGCGGGAGCTGATATCTGGCGTGTTTATGGAAAATGTGGCGACCCCAATGCCAATGCCCGAAAGAAAGCGGGATCGACACCCTTGCAAAAAGCTTTGCGGTACCCTGATTTAGCTATTGCAGAAATGACCTCTGCGTCCCTCTTGTCCAACGATACCCATCCTAATACCCTGCTCAATGCGGATTTACCTCCACTGCATATTGCAGCAGAACGCGGAAGTTTTACCTTAGTGGAAATGCTCATTCGCCTTGGTGCGGAGGTAGACCAGAAAGACCAGCAGGGCAGACACGCGGCCCAGGTGGCTGCACACTTCGGCCATCAGTCGGTCTTCGAATTATTGACTCATCATCAACAAATTCCGCGTACTTGCCGGACTTCGCGCATGGCTTATGACAGGGATGGCAAACCATACCAGGCACCGGATGTCAGTGATATTCCATGGTACCTCCGAAGCCGCCTTGTCGGAAATGCCCATGGGAATTTGGCGTATGTGCAAAAAGCTGTCGAGGCTGATCCGCGCATGGCCCATAGCATCGCCACGACCAATGAAATCTGTGTCGAGGCTTGCGCCCACATTGGCAGGAAAAACATCGTCGATTATTTGCTCCAACAGGGGGCACCCTATTCTTTGCCCACAGCGGTTATGCTCGGTGATTATACCAGCGTAAAACGATTACTGAACGAAGACCCCCGCCGTATCGAGGAACGTGGCGCGCATGATTTTGGCCTGCTTTGGTATCCTGTTATAGGCAAATGTGAACTGGATATGACCCAATTGTTATTAGATCGGGGTGCCAAGGTAGAACAACAGCATTTCTTGGGTACCACAGCTTTGCATTGGGCCTGCATGCGCGGTCCAATTGAGCTCGTTGAATTGCTGGTCGAAAATGGTGCTGATGTGAACCGCGTTGGACGCAAATTTAAAGCAGAAGGAGAGACGCCGCTACAATCAACACAGGATGAAAAAATAGCTGACTATTTGCGCAGTAAGGGCGCAAAATAG
- a CDS encoding winged helix-turn-helix domain-containing protein, whose product METPIRFNGYLFHSEIGELIRQDAAGQEIVARLPPQPSKLLKLLLENYPEVVSQEQIQQSIWPEVKVDYEGSIHFCIRQIRAALNDSATDPTYIETVPRRGYRWIAAIDAPDALPKRSPFTKKTVKGLSALAFLFILGYFFFSWLNGKTDVSNAPEKLRIAIMPFQPKEATNTFTGNDIALQLVDVLTNQYQTACEIIGPTTTINYEQSQIPAFIKRFHIDCLINGRFSQVGDTSRLLAEVIRAKDGAHVWVQYFDAAVAQDSIVALIKEGVIGAFLEQR is encoded by the coding sequence ATGGAGACGCCAATACGATTTAACGGATATCTTTTCCATAGCGAAATAGGGGAATTGATCCGCCAGGATGCAGCCGGTCAGGAAATCGTGGCTCGGCTTCCTCCGCAACCCAGTAAACTGCTCAAACTATTGCTTGAAAATTATCCAGAAGTTGTGAGCCAGGAGCAAATTCAGCAATCAATTTGGCCGGAGGTGAAGGTGGATTATGAAGGAAGCATTCACTTCTGTATTCGTCAGATTCGTGCGGCTTTGAATGATAGTGCCACTGATCCAACGTATATAGAAACCGTGCCACGACGGGGGTATCGCTGGATAGCGGCCATTGATGCGCCGGACGCCCTTCCTAAACGATCTCCGTTTACTAAAAAAACGGTCAAAGGACTTAGTGCCCTGGCCTTCCTTTTCATTTTGGGCTATTTCTTTTTCTCCTGGTTAAATGGTAAAACGGATGTATCCAATGCACCTGAAAAGTTGCGTATTGCTATTATGCCCTTTCAGCCTAAGGAAGCAACAAATACTTTTACAGGAAATGACATTGCGCTCCAATTGGTCGATGTTTTAACAAATCAATACCAAACGGCATGTGAAATCATCGGGCCGACCACGACCATTAATTACGAACAGTCGCAAATTCCAGCATTTATAAAACGTTTTCACATCGACTGCTTAATCAATGGTCGGTTTTCGCAGGTGGGCGATACCAGCCGCCTACTCGCAGAGGTCATTCGTGCAAAGGATGGTGCACATGTTTGGGTTCAGTATTTTGATGCTGCTGTTGCCCAAGACTCCATCGTTGCATTAATAAAGGAAGGAGTCATTGGCGCATTTTTGGAGCAACGTTAA
- a CDS encoding sulfatase, translating into MKKQVSGLTTFSILLLLSLAACSPKAEQENNTAKLPNIVLIFTDDQGYGDLGSYGATGFETPNLDRLASQGMRFTNHYSAQPVCSASRAGLLTGCYPNRIGISGALFPHHDIGLNPEETTLAEMLKTKGYATAIFGKWHLGHHEKFLPLQHGFDEYVGVPYSNDMWPIQLDGTQAPPGVGRGNFPHLPLIEGNKTIKEIKTYAGQDSLTTLYTEKAVDFIKRNSENPFFLYVPHSMPHVPLGVSDKFSGKSEQGKYGDVIMEIDWSVGQIMQTLEALGLEDNTLFIFTTDNGPWLNYGNHAGSSGGLREGKTTSWEGGQRVPFIVKWPGKTPEGTVCNKLTCTIDIFASVAEIVGAELPEHPIDGLSVTELWKGNFTANPRTELYYYYGKNNLNAVRSGNWKLVFPHDFQSYHTLPGNDGEGGKRIKTTVESLELYNLMRDPGEEYNVIELYPEIVEKLQAVAAKARKELGDLNQDMESGGGNRKIGEL; encoded by the coding sequence ATGAAAAAACAAGTATCAGGTCTTACAACCTTTTCAATCCTATTATTGCTTAGTCTAGCAGCATGTAGTCCAAAGGCGGAGCAAGAAAACAATACGGCCAAGCTCCCCAATATCGTTCTCATCTTCACAGATGACCAGGGCTATGGCGACCTGGGGTCCTATGGCGCTACGGGCTTTGAAACACCAAATCTCGACCGGCTAGCCAGCCAAGGCATGCGGTTCACCAATCATTACTCCGCCCAACCCGTCTGCAGCGCCTCCCGGGCAGGCCTCCTAACCGGTTGTTACCCCAATCGGATTGGCATCTCAGGCGCCCTTTTTCCCCACCATGACATTGGGCTAAATCCGGAAGAAACAACCCTTGCCGAAATGCTCAAAACCAAAGGCTATGCAACCGCCATCTTTGGCAAATGGCACCTTGGACACCATGAAAAGTTTTTGCCCTTACAGCATGGCTTTGATGAATATGTTGGCGTACCTTATTCCAACGATATGTGGCCTATTCAACTGGATGGGACCCAGGCGCCCCCCGGCGTTGGCCGTGGCAATTTCCCTCACCTCCCTTTGATCGAGGGAAATAAAACCATTAAGGAAATAAAAACCTATGCCGGACAAGACAGCCTCACCACCCTCTATACAGAAAAGGCCGTCGATTTCATCAAACGGAATAGTGAAAATCCTTTTTTTCTCTATGTCCCCCACTCTATGCCTCATGTGCCCCTGGGCGTATCTGATAAATTCAGCGGTAAAAGTGAGCAAGGCAAGTATGGTGATGTGATCATGGAAATTGACTGGTCGGTCGGTCAAATCATGCAAACCTTGGAAGCGTTAGGGCTTGAAGACAATACCCTTTTCATCTTTACCACAGACAATGGCCCCTGGCTCAATTACGGCAACCACGCTGGCTCCTCCGGCGGTTTGCGCGAAGGAAAAACGACCAGTTGGGAAGGCGGGCAGCGGGTGCCTTTCATCGTAAAATGGCCTGGTAAAACGCCCGAAGGTACGGTTTGCAATAAATTGACTTGTACCATTGATATTTTCGCGAGCGTCGCCGAAATTGTAGGGGCCGAACTACCCGAACATCCTATTGATGGGCTTAGTGTTACGGAACTCTGGAAGGGTAATTTTACAGCCAACCCTAGAACGGAACTCTATTATTATTATGGAAAGAATAACCTCAATGCCGTGCGCAGCGGCAATTGGAAATTGGTATTTCCCCACGACTTCCAGTCTTATCATACGCTACCGGGTAATGATGGGGAAGGTGGAAAAAGGATAAAAACAACCGTCGAGTCATTGGAATTGTATAACCTCATGCGTGATCCCGGGGAGGAATACAATGTCATAGAACTTTACCCAGAAATAGTAGAAAAGCTGCAAGCAGTAGCGGCTAAAGCACGAAAAGAGCTGGGGGATCTTAATCAGGATATGGAATCAGGAGGCGGTAATCGAAAAATAGGCGAGCTTTAA
- a CDS encoding FtsX-like permease family protein → MYKHYLKVTYRNLLKNKGYAVINIGGLAVGMAVAMLIGLWVRDELSFNEFHEKHDQIAQVMQNRTVDGQKETQAIVPIPLEDDLRSRYGNDFKHLVTAFWNQQQILSAGNKKYTMLGNYMGKEAVSLFSLHMLEGTKDGLTDPGSILLSESTAQAFFGKEKAMGKLMKINNEMSAMVTGVYEDLPKNSSLYGLEFIAPWELFVSSQDWIKNARAQNTWDIGAVQLFVQLADHAKMEEVSEKIKMVADEHLGEFEKAYDPQFSLHPMNDWHLRSNWQNGIKTGGLIQFVWLFGMIGVFVLFLAVINFMNLSTAQSENRSKEVGIRKSIGSLRSQLIRQFLTESYLVVFLSFVLSMIIVVLAIPYFNELAAKDIRLPVTSFPFWLASLGFLMFTGLLAGSYPALYLSSFRPVDVLKGTFSAGNTAMTFRRVLVVLQFTVSVSLIIGTMVVQKQIHFTKDRPMGFNVNNVIMIWSNSPDFKGKFELLRTALKRNQAIVEMSEASSPLTGIFSHDGNFSWEGKDPAAQVEFATIRVTPNFGKTAAWEMIAGRDFSREYLSDSTAIILNKTAVKYMGFDDPIGKMIVWGKGEAAGKFNIIGVINDMLMESPYQAIPPTIYTIGKTHMDCMTMRLNPAKSTEESLALVKEVFREYLPAMPFDYRFVDQEHALKFATEERIGALSSIFAILAIFISCLGLFGLASFVAEQRTREIGIRKILGASIFGIWKMISTDFVVLVFISCVVATPIAYYMLNGWLQHFEYRTDLHWSVFLAAAAAAILITLLTVSFHAIRSATSNPLKNLRAE, encoded by the coding sequence ATGTATAAGCATTATTTAAAAGTAACTTACCGGAATCTACTCAAAAATAAGGGATATGCCGTCATCAATATAGGAGGCTTGGCTGTAGGGATGGCGGTGGCGATGCTCATAGGCCTGTGGGTTCGTGATGAATTATCGTTTAACGAATTTCACGAAAAGCATGATCAGATCGCACAGGTCATGCAAAACCGAACCGTTGATGGACAAAAGGAGACCCAAGCTATCGTTCCTATTCCCTTAGAGGATGACCTAAGATCTAGATATGGAAATGACTTTAAACACCTAGTGACTGCTTTCTGGAACCAACAGCAAATTCTTTCCGCTGGGAACAAAAAATATACCATGCTCGGGAATTATATGGGAAAAGAGGCTGTTTCGCTTTTTTCTTTGCATATGTTAGAAGGCACCAAGGATGGATTGACTGACCCAGGCTCCATTCTACTCTCTGAATCCACCGCCCAGGCTTTTTTTGGAAAAGAAAAGGCGATGGGAAAATTGATGAAAATTAATAATGAAATGAGTGCTATGGTGACGGGTGTTTATGAAGACCTACCGAAAAATTCAAGCCTATATGGTTTGGAATTTATTGCACCCTGGGAGCTTTTTGTTTCTTCGCAAGATTGGATAAAGAATGCACGTGCTCAAAATACATGGGATATTGGAGCCGTCCAATTATTTGTCCAATTGGCCGATCATGCCAAGATGGAAGAAGTGAGCGAAAAAATTAAAATGGTTGCGGATGAGCATTTGGGGGAATTCGAAAAGGCCTATGATCCGCAATTTTCGCTGCATCCTATGAATGACTGGCATTTAAGGTCAAATTGGCAAAACGGGATAAAAACAGGAGGGCTTATCCAATTTGTATGGTTATTTGGTATGATAGGCGTATTTGTACTATTTCTGGCAGTTATCAATTTTATGAATTTGAGTACTGCACAATCGGAGAATCGGTCCAAAGAAGTTGGTATTCGTAAGTCGATAGGTTCCCTAAGAAGTCAACTCATTCGACAGTTTTTGACTGAGTCCTATTTGGTTGTTTTTCTTTCCTTTGTATTATCAATGATCATTGTAGTTTTGGCTATTCCCTATTTTAATGAACTAGCCGCCAAAGATATCCGGCTACCTGTCACAAGTTTCCCTTTTTGGTTAGCATCTCTAGGGTTTCTTATGTTTACGGGATTATTAGCAGGAAGTTATCCTGCTTTATACTTGTCTTCTTTTCGTCCAGTTGATGTGTTAAAAGGGACATTCAGCGCGGGGAATACTGCGATGACCTTTAGAAGGGTTTTGGTCGTACTGCAATTCACTGTTTCTGTCTCGCTCATCATTGGCACAATGGTTGTCCAAAAACAGATTCATTTTACAAAGGATCGCCCCATGGGATTTAATGTAAACAATGTGATCATGATATGGAGCAACTCTCCGGATTTCAAGGGTAAATTTGAGCTACTTCGTACCGCCTTGAAGCGCAATCAAGCCATTGTAGAAATGTCGGAAGCCAGCAGCCCATTGACAGGCATTTTTTCGCATGATGGCAATTTTTCTTGGGAGGGCAAAGATCCTGCTGCCCAGGTCGAATTTGCCACGATTCGGGTAACACCTAATTTTGGTAAAACAGCCGCCTGGGAGATGATAGCAGGGCGTGATTTTTCGAGAGAATATTTGTCTGACTCGACAGCAATTATTCTAAATAAAACAGCTGTAAAGTATATGGGATTTGATGATCCAATTGGTAAGATGATTGTATGGGGAAAAGGAGAGGCAGCCGGCAAATTCAACATCATAGGGGTGATTAATGACATGTTGATGGAATCTCCTTATCAAGCGATACCACCTACCATTTATACTATCGGTAAAACGCACATGGATTGCATGACTATGAGGCTAAATCCAGCTAAAAGCACGGAAGAATCTTTGGCCTTGGTTAAGGAAGTTTTTAGGGAATATCTTCCTGCTATGCCATTTGATTACAGGTTCGTCGATCAAGAACATGCCCTGAAATTCGCGACAGAAGAACGCATTGGAGCCCTCTCATCTATTTTTGCGATCCTTGCGATTTTTATTAGTTGCCTTGGCCTATTTGGGTTAGCTTCTTTTGTCGCAGAACAACGAACTAGAGAAATCGGCATTAGAAAAATACTAGGTGCCTCCATTTTTGGTATTTGGAAGATGATCTCTACTGATTTTGTAGTATTGGTTTTTATTTCCTGTGTGGTAGCAACACCGATCGCCTATTATATGCTAAATGGGTGGCTCCAGCATTTTGAATATCGTACCGATCTACATTGGTCGGTTTTTTTAGCGGCAGCAGCAGCAGCCATTCTGATAACACTTTTGACCGTGAGTTTTCATGCCATCAGGTCAGCGACCAGTAATCCGCTGAAAAACTTGAGAGCTGAATAA
- a CDS encoding gliding motility-associated C-terminal domain-containing protein gives MRHFFCLSTLFLAIVLPAIGQICDGNLGENIFVGGNFGSGIANILLVDPQIAPGYNYTTQPPPNDGEYMITNDMKLWSANFVWKEIEDNSDDPHGYMMVVNANYTPGVFYRQEVDGLCDNTLYVFSADVFNLKPMGTNTNKPNISFLIDGNIVYETGDVPENEKWNTYGFTFTTNPGQYSVILSLQNNAPGGSGNDLALDNISFRPCGPEALILPAEIENICEDGSPIHLEATILGGQYDTPRLQWQQSFDQGHTWEDIAGANAPTYLHNNLAAGFYYYRYLLANGAANLLNAKCRIVSNVKIVHVVPKFYTIVDTLCEGLAFTLGNNSYDKTGVFVDSLLTSIGCDSIVTLKLTIIPDEALDVTFNLTNPSCSYLADGSIRIDAIRNGVEPYSIFVEGELNTHNGHLSDLPNGEYNYLITDRYGCRFEKTVRVQTPIPFTVELGPDLQLDLGETARLKPLFSLPPATFRWEPSDQIGCETNCETINWVPSASQTLHLTATSEKGCVAADSIRVAVNKVRKVFIPNAFSPNFDGSNDYFTIYGAMPNIQQVEALMIFDRWGELVFEKRAFSPNDYSGGWDGTFRGKVQAAGIYAYVTRIRFLDGELIVYSGNVSLIK, from the coding sequence ATGAGACATTTTTTTTGTTTAAGTACTTTATTCCTTGCCATTGTATTACCAGCAATAGGTCAAATTTGCGATGGAAATTTAGGGGAGAATATTTTTGTGGGAGGTAATTTTGGCTCAGGAATAGCCAATATTCTCTTAGTCGACCCACAGATAGCGCCAGGATATAACTATACAACCCAACCTCCACCTAATGATGGAGAATACATGATCACAAATGATATGAAATTGTGGTCAGCCAACTTTGTTTGGAAGGAAATTGAGGATAATAGCGATGACCCTCACGGTTATATGATGGTCGTCAATGCCAATTATACGCCGGGTGTTTTTTATAGGCAAGAAGTGGACGGGCTTTGTGACAACACCTTATATGTGTTTTCAGCGGATGTTTTCAACCTAAAGCCAATGGGCACCAATACGAACAAGCCCAATATTTCTTTCTTGATTGATGGTAACATTGTGTATGAAACAGGAGATGTTCCCGAAAATGAGAAGTGGAATACCTATGGCTTTACATTTACGACGAACCCTGGGCAGTATTCGGTCATTTTATCCCTGCAAAATAATGCGCCAGGTGGTAGCGGCAATGACCTGGCCCTCGACAATATCTCCTTTCGCCCTTGTGGTCCCGAAGCACTCATTCTACCTGCCGAAATTGAAAACATATGTGAAGATGGATCGCCCATACACCTGGAAGCAACCATCCTTGGAGGACAATACGATACCCCCCGTCTTCAGTGGCAACAAAGCTTTGACCAGGGCCATACCTGGGAGGATATTGCTGGCGCCAACGCGCCAACTTATTTGCACAACAACTTGGCCGCCGGGTTTTATTACTATCGGTATCTATTGGCCAATGGTGCTGCCAATTTGCTGAATGCCAAATGCCGGATAGTCTCCAACGTGAAGATCGTACACGTTGTCCCCAAATTTTATACGATCGTAGACACGCTTTGTGAAGGCCTGGCCTTTACCTTAGGTAATAATTCGTATGATAAAACAGGTGTTTTTGTTGACAGCTTACTGACCTCGATCGGTTGCGATAGCATCGTTACCCTAAAACTGACGATTATTCCAGATGAAGCACTTGATGTTACCTTTAACCTGACAAACCCGAGTTGTTCTTACCTCGCGGATGGGAGCATTCGTATTGATGCTATTCGCAATGGCGTAGAACCCTATTCCATATTTGTTGAGGGGGAATTAAATACCCATAATGGGCACCTTTCCGATTTACCCAACGGTGAATATAATTACCTCATCACGGATCGTTATGGCTGCCGCTTTGAAAAGACGGTTAGGGTACAAACGCCAATTCCTTTCACGGTGGAACTTGGCCCTGACCTACAGCTTGACCTGGGAGAAACTGCACGACTTAAACCACTTTTTTCACTTCCTCCAGCGACTTTTAGGTGGGAGCCAAGCGATCAAATTGGTTGTGAAACCAATTGTGAAACCATCAATTGGGTTCCTTCTGCCTCCCAAACGCTCCATTTGACTGCCACCTCTGAGAAAGGATGCGTGGCAGCTGATTCAATAAGGGTGGCGGTGAACAAAGTCAGGAAGGTATTTATTCCCAATGCCTTCTCTCCTAATTTTGATGGTAGCAATGACTACTTCACCATTTATGGGGCGATGCCCAATATCCAGCAAGTGGAAGCATTGATGATTTTTGATCGCTGGGGTGAACTGGTTTTTGAAAAAAGAGCCTTTAGTCCTAATGACTACAGTGGCGGGTGGGATGGTACTTTTAGAGGGAAGGTGCAAGCTGCTGGCATTTATGCTTATGTTACAAGGATTAGGTTTCTGGATGGGGAGCTTATCGTATATTCGGGCAATGTTTCCTTGATCAAATAG
- a CDS encoding serine hydrolase domain-containing protein, with product MTRLLISSFLLLILGALQSQSLTPIQEKAIHTLVTDNVKKGSPGLAIGIVQQGKIIYEHYAGLANLAHEVPIDELTRFNIASNGKQFTALCILQLANTGKLNLADDIRTYLPDLYPTLTAPITIRHLLQHSSGIRDVYDLWALQGITWWKHTFDNDDALALLIKQQELNFAPGTEHLYSNSNYILLAQIIKVVTGTDFIDYANTLFDKLGMPHTSFVSSHMQVVPHKASPYANWQGWMEYPYLSDTHGDGALFTTLQDQLRWETMVQTKISKVFSAETIETSQKAIANTAISDYGFGLTFGQYRGLEYHYHEGSTGAWKASFLRFPTENLAIVVMSNSGSINPFDLSRRCADILISKDKLAKDRYPRRPDTLGPYIAPTALLGTYRTKGGYFFRFVKQAEGLYMERYGRESIQLEHEAGNLYHQVSDPDWKQAFTKDPIKGLQVTGFYPSHDPYTLTRIEVNWQDYNYTSINGDYLNEETGVRLTIEFQQDDKYVILLNGEKLEGQLYAPDFLLVDGYKIQIVRDEDGIVPRLLVNSNRIQHLHFERITNNN from the coding sequence ATGACTCGACTGCTAATTTCATCATTTTTACTTTTGATACTGGGTGCTCTCCAGTCTCAAAGCCTTACGCCTATACAAGAAAAAGCCATTCATACGTTGGTTACTGATAATGTAAAAAAAGGATCACCTGGTCTGGCCATTGGCATTGTGCAACAGGGCAAAATCATCTACGAGCACTATGCCGGCCTAGCCAACCTGGCCCACGAAGTTCCCATCGACGAACTTACCCGCTTCAATATTGCTTCAAATGGCAAACAGTTTACGGCCCTATGCATATTGCAACTGGCAAACACGGGTAAGCTCAATTTAGCCGACGATATTCGGACTTACCTGCCAGACCTCTACCCTACTCTAACAGCACCCATTACTATTCGTCATCTCCTACAACATAGCAGTGGTATACGCGATGTCTACGACCTTTGGGCGCTACAAGGGATCACCTGGTGGAAACACACTTTTGACAATGACGATGCCCTTGCCCTTCTGATCAAACAGCAGGAACTGAATTTTGCACCGGGAACCGAACACTTATATAGTAATTCGAATTATATTTTGCTGGCCCAAATCATAAAGGTCGTAACTGGCACTGATTTTATTGATTACGCTAATACCTTATTTGATAAACTCGGGATGCCGCATACTTCCTTTGTATCGAGTCATATGCAAGTTGTCCCCCATAAAGCAAGTCCATATGCCAATTGGCAAGGCTGGATGGAATACCCCTATCTCAGTGACACCCATGGCGACGGTGCCTTATTTACGACGCTCCAGGATCAATTGCGCTGGGAAACCATGGTCCAAACCAAAATATCAAAGGTGTTTTCTGCGGAAACGATCGAAACGAGTCAAAAAGCCATCGCAAATACTGCTATTTCGGACTATGGCTTTGGGCTAACCTTTGGCCAATACCGTGGCCTCGAATACCACTATCACGAAGGAAGCACAGGGGCATGGAAGGCTTCCTTTTTACGTTTCCCGACCGAGAACCTGGCCATCGTTGTCATGTCAAATAGTGGTTCCATTAATCCCTTTGACCTGTCTCGACGATGTGCGGATATTCTTATCAGCAAAGATAAACTGGCCAAGGATCGGTATCCAAGGCGTCCTGACACACTAGGCCCCTATATTGCTCCTACGGCGCTGCTTGGGACTTATAGAACCAAGGGGGGCTACTTTTTCAGGTTTGTAAAGCAAGCAGAGGGCTTGTACATGGAGCGTTATGGCCGGGAATCCATTCAGCTCGAACACGAGGCGGGCAATCTTTATCATCAGGTCTCCGATCCAGACTGGAAACAGGCCTTTACCAAAGACCCGATTAAGGGCCTCCAGGTCACGGGCTTCTACCCCTCGCATGATCCATATACACTCACGCGTATCGAGGTGAATTGGCAAGATTATAATTATACTTCCATCAATGGCGATTACCTAAACGAGGAAACGGGCGTGCGCTTGACTATTGAATTCCAGCAAGACGACAAATATGTCATTTTGCTGAATGGCGAAAAGCTAGAGGGCCAACTGTACGCCCCAGACTTCCTTTTGGTGGATGGTTATAAAATTCAAATTGTCAGGGATGAGGATGGCATTGTTCCTCGGCTACTCGTCAATAGCAATCGAATCCAGCACCTGCATTTTGAACGGATCACGAATAATAACTGA